In the Shewanella sp. OMA3-2 genome, one interval contains:
- a CDS encoding riboflavin synthase subunit alpha: MFTGIVQATCEVVSVQQQAGLKRFEIAFKPELLTGLQTGASVATNGVCLTVTKIANDKVYFDVMEESLGLTNLDRVQQGDQVNIERSLTFGSEIGGHILSGHIHTQAEVISVSDTAEHYDIELALDTKWKDYVFYKGFVAVNGCSLTVGQLTARGFKLHFIPETLRLTNIKTYQVGDKMNIEIDSQTQVIVDTVERILAKKRVD, encoded by the coding sequence ATGTTTACAGGAATTGTACAAGCCACGTGTGAAGTGGTATCGGTTCAACAGCAAGCTGGATTGAAACGTTTTGAAATTGCGTTTAAACCTGAATTGCTAACAGGATTACAAACAGGTGCCAGTGTTGCAACCAATGGCGTTTGCTTAACAGTAACTAAGATAGCGAATGATAAGGTTTATTTCGATGTAATGGAAGAATCATTAGGACTAACTAACTTAGATAGAGTCCAGCAAGGTGACCAAGTTAATATTGAGCGTTCGTTAACCTTTGGCAGTGAAATTGGCGGGCATATTCTTTCTGGTCACATTCATACCCAAGCGGAAGTGATATCGGTCAGTGATACTGCTGAACATTATGATATTGAGTTGGCTTTAGATACTAAGTGGAAAGATTATGTATTTTATAAAGGTTTTGTCGCTGTCAATGGCTGTAGTTTAACAGTAGGGCAACTGACAGCGCGCGGTTTTAAATTGCACTTTATCCCAGAGACACTGAGACTCACCAATATTAAAACATACCAAGTAGGCGATAAAATGAATATTGAAATTGATAGTCAAACTCAAGTTATTGTCGATACGGTTGAGCGTATTTTAGCCAAAAAGCGTGTTGATTAG
- a CDS encoding CPXCG motif-containing cysteine-rich protein: MKLLSRSISCPHCGHHQHLTIDASSGDQEYYDDCRICCNPIHIKMHLDDSRRTIQLFIGSDDEQIY; this comes from the coding sequence ATGAAATTATTGTCGCGCTCAATAAGCTGCCCACATTGTGGTCATCATCAACATTTAACCATTGATGCCAGTTCAGGCGATCAAGAATATTATGATGATTGCCGTATCTGCTGTAATCCTATCCATATAAAAATGCATTTAGATGACAGCAGGCGAACCATTCAATTATTTATTGGTTCAGATGATGAACAAATTTACTAG
- the thrS gene encoding threonine--tRNA ligase: MPVITLPDGSKREFANPVSTLDVAADIGPGLAKACIAGRVNGELKDACDLIFTDADLSIITAKDEEGVEILRHSCAHLLGHAIKQLWPQTKMAIGPVIDNGFYYDIDLEHKLTQDDIDALEKRMLDLAKTNYDVVKRVVSWQEARDAFSARGEEYKIAILDENISKDATPALYDHEEYIDMCRGPHVPNMRFCQNFKLMSVAGAYWRGNSDNKMLQRVYGTAWADKKALKTHLTRLEEAAKRDHRKIGKQLDLYHMQEEAPGMVFWHNDGWSIFLELEKFIRQKLGQYTYQEVKGPLMMDRVLWERSGHWDKYSEAMFTTSSESREYAIKPMNCPGHVQIFNQGLKSYRDLPLRMAEFGCCHRNEPSGSLHGLMRVRGFTQDDAHVFCTDDQVQTEVSACIQMVYDTYGTFGFENIVVKLSTRPEKRIGDDDMWDRAEEALKQALKANNIKYEILPGEGAFYGPKIEFTLHDCLDRAWQCGTVQLDYALPTRLGATYVAEDNSRQTPVMIHRAILGSLERFIGILIEEYAGKFPTWLAPMQVVVMNITDKQSEYAEEIVKNFKKQGIRASFDLRNEKIGFKIREHTLRRVPYLLVVGDQEMENKEVAVRTRDGIDLGKLKIEDFATMIHQQISLRSLKLLEE, translated from the coding sequence ATGCCTGTTATTACATTGCCTGATGGCAGCAAACGTGAGTTTGCTAATCCCGTATCTACCCTTGATGTTGCTGCAGACATCGGCCCAGGCTTAGCAAAAGCCTGTATTGCTGGCCGTGTGAACGGTGAACTAAAAGATGCTTGCGATTTAATTTTTACCGATGCGGATTTATCTATCATCACGGCTAAAGATGAAGAGGGTGTTGAAATCCTTCGTCATTCTTGTGCGCATTTATTAGGTCATGCTATTAAGCAGCTTTGGCCTCAAACTAAAATGGCCATTGGTCCAGTTATCGATAATGGTTTTTACTATGACATCGATTTAGAGCACAAGCTTACCCAGGACGATATAGATGCGTTAGAAAAGCGCATGCTAGATCTGGCTAAAACAAACTATGACGTAGTAAAACGTGTAGTGTCTTGGCAAGAAGCCCGTGATGCATTCAGCGCGCGCGGTGAAGAATACAAAATTGCCATCTTAGATGAAAATATCAGTAAAGATGCAACGCCTGCTTTATATGACCATGAAGAATATATCGACATGTGTCGTGGTCCACACGTCCCTAACATGCGTTTTTGTCAAAACTTTAAGTTAATGAGTGTTGCGGGTGCGTATTGGCGTGGCAACTCTGATAACAAGATGTTACAACGCGTTTATGGTACGGCTTGGGCAGATAAAAAAGCCCTTAAAACGCACCTTACACGCTTAGAAGAAGCGGCTAAACGTGACCATCGTAAAATTGGTAAGCAGTTAGATCTTTATCATATGCAAGAAGAAGCACCTGGTATGGTGTTTTGGCACAACGATGGTTGGAGCATATTTTTAGAACTTGAAAAATTCATCCGTCAAAAGCTAGGTCAATACACTTATCAAGAAGTGAAAGGCCCGTTAATGATGGATCGCGTCTTATGGGAACGTTCTGGTCACTGGGATAAATACTCAGAAGCCATGTTTACCACAAGTAGCGAAAGTCGTGAATATGCCATTAAGCCAATGAACTGTCCTGGTCACGTGCAAATCTTTAATCAAGGCTTAAAGTCATACCGTGACTTGCCATTGCGTATGGCTGAGTTTGGCTGTTGTCATCGTAATGAACCATCAGGTTCATTACATGGTTTAATGCGTGTGCGTGGTTTTACCCAAGATGATGCCCATGTTTTCTGTACTGACGATCAAGTGCAAACAGAAGTGAGTGCATGTATTCAAATGGTATATGACACATATGGCACATTTGGTTTTGAAAACATTGTTGTTAAGCTATCAACGCGTCCAGAAAAACGTATTGGTGATGATGATATGTGGGACCGTGCTGAAGAGGCATTAAAGCAAGCGCTTAAAGCTAATAATATCAAATATGAGATATTACCAGGCGAAGGTGCTTTCTACGGTCCTAAGATTGAATTCACATTACATGATTGTTTAGATCGCGCTTGGCAGTGTGGTACTGTACAATTAGATTATGCATTACCAACTCGTTTGGGCGCAACGTATGTTGCAGAAGACAATAGTCGCCAAACACCAGTAATGATACATCGTGCCATTCTTGGCTCATTAGAACGTTTCATCGGTATCTTGATTGAAGAGTATGCTGGTAAATTCCCAACATGGCTTGCACCTATGCAAGTTGTAGTAATGAATATTACCGACAAACAGTCTGAATATGCTGAAGAAATTGTAAAAAACTTCAAAAAACAGGGCATTCGTGCATCTTTTGACTTGAGGAATGAGAAGATAGGCTTTAAAATACGCGAACACACCTTAAGACGTGTGCCTTATTTGTTGGTCGTAGGTGATCAAGAAATGGAGAATAAGGAAGTTGCGGTGCGTACCCGTGATGGTATCGATTTAGGTAAGCTTAAAATCGAAGATTTTGCTACCATGATACATCAACAGATTTCGCTCCGTAGTCTAAAATTGTTGGAGGAATAG
- the infC gene encoding translation initiation factor IF-3 produces MKIKRTAGRQPAPNRINDEITGVPEVRLSDLEGEPIGIVSIKEAQSVADEAGVDLVEISPNAEPPVCRIMDYGKFLFDKAKAQKEQKKKQKQVQVKEIKFRPGTDINDYQVKLRNLIRFLEDGDKAKITLRFRGREMAHQNLGMDLLNRIKADLEEYAVVESFPKMEGRQAIMVLAPKKK; encoded by the coding sequence ATAAAGATCAAAAGAACAGCAGGGCGACAACCAGCGCCTAATAGAATCAATGATGAAATCACCGGTGTTCCTGAAGTCCGTTTATCGGATCTAGAAGGTGAGCCCATTGGTATCGTTAGCATTAAAGAAGCTCAAAGCGTCGCGGATGAAGCAGGGGTAGACCTTGTTGAAATCAGTCCAAACGCTGAGCCTCCAGTTTGTCGCATAATGGACTACGGTAAGTTCCTTTTTGATAAAGCGAAAGCGCAAAAGGAACAAAAGAAGAAGCAGAAGCAGGTCCAGGTTAAGGAAATAAAATTCCGTCCTGGAACTGATATAAACGACTATCAGGTAAAACTACGCAACCTGATTCGTTTTCTAGAAGATGGGGACAAAGCGAAAATTACGCTGCGTTTCCGTGGTCGCGAAATGGCACACCAAAACCTAGGTATGGATCTTTTGAACCGTATCAAGGCTGATTTGGAAGAATATGCGGTTGTTGAATCTTTCCCGAAAATGGAAGGTAGACAAGCAATTATGGTGCTAGCACCTAAAAAGAAATAG
- the rpmI gene encoding 50S ribosomal protein L35: MPKMKTDKGVQKRFRKTANGFKRKQAHLRHILTKKSTKRKRHLRAKCLVAKSDVPAIARQLPYA, encoded by the coding sequence ATGCCTAAAATGAAAACAGACAAGGGTGTACAAAAGCGCTTCAGAAAAACCGCTAATGGTTTCAAGCGCAAACAAGCACACTTACGTCATATTTTGACCAAGAAGAGCACTAAGCGTAAACGTCACTTACGTGCAAAATGTTTAGTAGCCAAGTCTGATGTGCCAGCAATTGCACGTCAACTACCATACGCTTAA
- the rplT gene encoding 50S ribosomal protein L20 — MPRVKRGVTARARHKKVLKLAKGYYGARSRTFRVAVQAVTKAGQYAYRDRRQKKRQFRQLWIARINAASRQNGLSYSRFINGLKKASIEIDRKILADIAVFDKVVFTILVEKAKEALTK; from the coding sequence ATGCCTAGAGTTAAGCGTGGTGTAACCGCTCGTGCTCGTCACAAAAAAGTACTTAAACTAGCTAAAGGTTATTATGGCGCTCGTAGCCGTACTTTCCGTGTTGCTGTTCAAGCAGTAACTAAAGCTGGTCAATATGCTTACCGTGACCGTCGTCAAAAGAAACGTCAATTCCGTCAATTATGGATTGCGCGTATCAATGCGGCTTCTCGTCAAAATGGCCTGTCTTACAGCCGTTTCATTAACGGTTTGAAAAAGGCGTCTATCGAAATCGATCGTAAGATTTTGGCTGACATCGCTGTATTCGATAAAGTTGTATTTACAATTTTAGTTGAAAAAGCAAAAGAAGCTTTAACTAAGTAA
- a CDS encoding ATP-dependent DNA helicase encodes MVAAEFSEGGALSRHVHQYRSRQTQTDMALAVSEAIVKKINLILEAGTGVGKTFAYLIPALLSGKQVVVSTGSKNLQEQLFLKDLPALLTMLDIQPRIALLKGRSNYLCQLRLDKQMQYASQYSEQALDDLLKINQWAVLSKDGDIGNLTSVSENSPIIPSVVSTKESCTGKKCDFYDVCFTRKARVKAMDAKLVVVNHHLFFADRLLKDTGFAELLPDPDVVIFDEAHLIPDICISYFGSHVSSREIDKLLNSLVMIHKLKIRDSIQIEHFANRSIMQLAQWHNEMFDSGKTDWRQVLSTKALIVSAWALHQSLTELSELLMHHLGRDDDLDNAFEQLHDLNDRLKIFFECQDPQAAYSVEYGPRFITLRASPINVAKQCELLFDPKISWIFTSATLQVNRQLNHFAKELGLHKATQIILDSPFDYPNQAMFCVPRHLGKVGQTQNSAKQLVEVCVKAINAAQGRTFILFTSHSMLEQVAGLLRSQVSYPLLVQGHASKQSLLNKFRQLGNAVLLGTGSFWEGVDVRGKLLSCVIIDKLPFVSPDDTLYRARAASVERQGLDPFVTISLPQAVIALKQGVGRLIRDEKDRGVLILCDNRIVNRPYGQAFINSLPPMHRTRDLDSALHFLKQIP; translated from the coding sequence ATGGTGGCCGCAGAATTTAGTGAAGGTGGCGCATTGTCACGTCACGTACATCAATATCGTAGTCGTCAAACTCAAACCGATATGGCCCTAGCGGTAAGTGAAGCTATCGTAAAAAAAATAAATTTAATTTTAGAGGCAGGGACTGGTGTCGGTAAAACTTTTGCCTATCTTATTCCGGCATTATTAAGCGGCAAACAAGTGGTGGTGAGCACGGGCAGTAAAAATCTACAAGAACAATTATTTTTAAAAGATTTACCTGCATTATTAACCATGTTGGATATTCAACCAAGAATTGCATTACTTAAGGGACGTAGTAACTATTTGTGCCAATTGCGTTTAGATAAACAAATGCAGTATGCAAGTCAATATAGTGAGCAGGCTTTAGATGATTTACTCAAAATTAACCAGTGGGCAGTACTGAGTAAAGATGGTGATATAGGTAATTTAACGTCAGTCTCTGAAAATTCTCCCATTATCCCCAGCGTTGTCAGTACAAAAGAAAGTTGTACCGGAAAAAAATGTGATTTTTATGACGTGTGTTTTACCCGTAAAGCACGAGTGAAAGCCATGGACGCTAAACTGGTGGTGGTGAATCATCATTTATTTTTTGCTGATAGATTGCTCAAAGACACCGGCTTTGCAGAGCTTCTGCCTGATCCTGATGTTGTTATTTTTGATGAGGCTCATTTAATTCCCGATATTTGTATTAGTTATTTTGGTAGTCACGTCAGTAGTCGCGAAATTGATAAACTGTTAAACAGTTTGGTGATGATTCATAAGCTTAAAATTCGCGACAGCATTCAGATTGAACACTTTGCTAATCGCTCAATAATGCAACTAGCTCAGTGGCATAATGAGATGTTTGATAGCGGTAAAACCGATTGGCGCCAGGTATTATCGACTAAAGCACTCATTGTTAGTGCTTGGGCATTACATCAATCATTAACCGAGTTAAGTGAATTACTTATGCATCACTTAGGTCGTGACGATGATTTAGATAATGCTTTTGAGCAGCTCCATGATTTAAATGATAGGTTAAAAATATTTTTTGAATGCCAAGACCCCCAAGCGGCTTACAGTGTTGAATATGGACCACGATTTATCACACTTCGCGCTTCACCTATTAATGTGGCTAAGCAATGTGAGCTGTTGTTTGACCCTAAAATAAGTTGGATTTTTACCTCGGCAACACTGCAAGTTAACCGCCAGTTAAATCATTTTGCAAAAGAATTAGGTTTACATAAAGCAACTCAAATTATTTTAGACAGTCCATTTGATTATCCAAATCAGGCGATGTTCTGTGTGCCTAGGCATTTAGGGAAAGTAGGGCAAACGCAAAATAGTGCTAAACAATTGGTTGAGGTTTGTGTAAAAGCAATTAATGCAGCGCAGGGGCGCACGTTTATCTTATTCACTAGTCATAGCATGCTAGAGCAAGTTGCTGGATTATTGCGCAGCCAAGTTAGTTACCCTTTACTGGTACAAGGGCACGCCAGTAAGCAAAGTTTACTGAATAAATTTCGTCAATTAGGCAATGCTGTGTTACTCGGTACGGGCAGTTTTTGGGAAGGAGTCGATGTCAGGGGGAAATTACTCAGCTGTGTGATTATTGATAAGCTACCATTCGTTTCTCCAGATGATACTTTATACCGCGCAAGGGCTGCCAGTGTAGAAAGACAAGGGCTTGACCCTTTTGTAACGATTTCGTTGCCGCAAGCTGTGATTGCATTAAAACAGGGTGTTGGCCGATTGATCCGTGATGAGAAAGACCGTGGGGTGTTGATTTTATGCGATAACCGCATTGTAAACCGACCTTATGGGCAAGCTTTTATTAATTCTTTGCCACCAATGCACCGTACACGTGATTTAGATAGTGCGTTACACTTTTTAAAACAAATTCCATAA